One region of Mucilaginibacter gotjawali genomic DNA includes:
- a CDS encoding efflux RND transporter permease subunit, giving the protein MINQLISLSLKNRYIVLLIAAILFAWGFYSINQNPIDAIPDLSENQVIVFTEWQGRSPQIMEDQVTYPLVSNLQGIPKVKSIRATSMFGMSFVYIVFDDKTDIYWARSRVLERLNYAQRLLPEGITPTLGPDGTGVGHILWYTLDAKGIDLGEQRALQDWYVKFGLQTVPGVSEVASFGGFEKQYQISVDPNKLNYYNIPLSQVLKAVKSNNNDVGGRKFEMNGTGYIVRGLGYIKSIQDVENISIGTINTVPVRIKDVAAVQMGGDLRLGIFDENGEGEAVGGIVVMRYGENADKVIHAVKDKMAAMQKGLPPGVKFKIAYDRSDLIERAIGSVKHTLIEEMITVSIIVIIFLFSWRSALSIIIQIPITVATAFILLNAFGISSNIMSLTGIALAIGVIVDNGIVMVENSHRNLSIAQEKERS; this is encoded by the coding sequence ATGATCAATCAACTTATTTCCCTGTCCTTAAAAAACAGGTACATCGTGCTGCTGATCGCGGCCATTTTGTTTGCATGGGGTTTTTATTCCATCAATCAAAACCCTATCGATGCCATTCCCGACCTCTCCGAGAACCAGGTGATCGTATTTACCGAATGGCAGGGCCGCAGCCCTCAAATTATGGAGGACCAGGTAACCTATCCCCTGGTGAGCAATCTGCAGGGGATCCCCAAAGTAAAATCTATCCGCGCAACTTCTATGTTTGGGATGAGCTTTGTTTATATTGTTTTTGATGATAAGACCGATATCTACTGGGCCCGCAGCCGTGTGTTGGAAAGGTTAAACTACGCTCAGCGCCTGCTGCCGGAAGGGATTACACCAACACTTGGCCCGGATGGTACCGGTGTGGGCCATATCCTGTGGTACACCCTCGACGCCAAAGGCATTGACCTGGGTGAACAGCGTGCCCTGCAGGACTGGTATGTGAAATTCGGCTTGCAAACCGTACCCGGCGTAAGTGAAGTAGCCTCCTTTGGCGGCTTCGAAAAACAGTACCAGATCAGCGTCGACCCAAACAAACTTAATTATTATAATATTCCGTTGTCGCAGGTTCTAAAAGCCGTTAAAAGCAATAATAACGATGTCGGAGGTCGCAAATTTGAAATGAACGGCACAGGGTATATTGTGCGCGGGCTGGGTTATATCAAAAGCATCCAGGACGTGGAGAATATCTCCATCGGCACTATTAATACCGTACCGGTGAGGATAAAGGACGTTGCGGCCGTGCAAATGGGCGGCGACTTACGGCTGGGTATTTTCGATGAAAACGGCGAAGGTGAAGCTGTCGGCGGCATCGTGGTGATGCGTTACGGCGAAAATGCCGATAAGGTGATCCACGCCGTGAAAGATAAAATGGCCGCCATGCAAAAAGGCCTGCCGCCGGGTGTAAAGTTTAAAATAGCATATGACAGAAGCGACCTGATAGAACGGGCCATCGGTTCGGTAAAGCACACGCTGATCGAAGAAATGATCACTGTATCCATTATTGTAATCATTTTCTTGTTTAGCTGGCGCAGCGCGCTAAGCATCATCATCCAGATCCCCATTACTGTTGCCACCGCCTTTATCCTGCTGAATGCTTTTGGCATTTCTTCAAATATCATGTCCTTAACAGGCATCGCCCTGGCTATCGGGGTAATTGTAGATAACGGGATCGTCATGGTAGAGAATTCGCACCGCAATTTATCCATCGCACAAGAAAAAGAAAGATCATGA